The region AACAGAAACGGGACCGCAGCGTACCGCAAAAGCGGATTCATCTCGCGGTAGAAGTACTTCGAGACGAGCCAGTGCGGCATGCGCTCGGTCGGCGTGACCGCCTGTACGTCTTTCAACCAGTTGTACCGTCCCCGGTCGGACAGCTGTCCGGCCCGACTCGTCACGTGCGTGTTATAGAAGTACCCCATTGGCGTCGCGTGCGGATTGCCGAAGTCCTCGATTCGGTTGTTGGGATCCCGCTGGTGGCCGTGTTCGAAGTAAACCGTTCGGTCGCCGACCGGCCGGGTGATCGACTCGGATCGGACGAGATCGACGTTGTACTCGGCGAGGCGCTCGACGTACGCGTCGTAGGCGGCGAGTTCGTGGTCGTGGTTACCCGGTTGCAGCGTGATCGGGACGGACTCGCCGGTCGCACGGAGCTGTTCGAACAGCGCCGGATACGTCTCGACGAGAACGTCGAACTTCTCCAGCCCCTCGATTTCGGTGAGCTCCCAGAGGCCGAACGCGTCACCGTTGATGATCAGCTCCGCGTCCTCGTCAGTCGTTTCCAGCCGCTCGAGAAAGTCGAGCAACTCGTCGAGGAAATCGACCGTCCCCAGCTGTTCGTCGCCGCCGATGTGGAGGTCGCTGATAACGTAATAGACCCGGCCGTCGGCGTCGTCCGTCATAGAGTCGACTATCGTGTCCATCACACAAGGTCCTGTGCCCGGCAGTTCGAGGAGACAACCGCGCTCCTCCGGGGGTCACGACGCGAATGGCCGGCTCGGTTCCGGGCCGGTCGATCACCGGGCGACCCCCGTCTCGAGCGAGTTGCTAAACCGTCTTACTGAACGTCGTCGCTCGATCTGCGGCCAGGTCGAGCACTGTCATCTCGGAGTCACTGCAGTAGCGTTGCCAGTTACGCCGATACCAGAGATATATCTGTTACAGACGTCTGTAACAGCCATTGTGACGACAGCGGCAAGATTCCACCCTCCAGAGCGATATTCAGCTGAGACGGCGTCCGGGGTATCGTAGCCAGTTATTTATACCTCGTTGCACAAAATCAGACAGTGTCTGAGATGGCGAAACGAGATATTACAGTCTGCATCGACGCGTACCCGGATGCGGACGCCGACGTATTTCGCATCAAAGCAGCGGACGATATTCTCCGTCTGCTCGTCGACGCCCACGAGACTGAGTTCACGATCCCCGATCTCGTCGATGCGACGGACGTCACTCGCTCGACAGTCTGGCGGGCCGTCGAGCTGCTCGAGCGTATCGGTGCCGTTCGGATACGGGAGACGCCGCAGCGGAACTACGTCGCTATCGACCCGGACCGCCTCCAGAAAGACGATCCGATACTCGCGGTCGACCAGTCGGAGTTCCACGCACCGATTCGAGCGTTCGTTGAGCGGGTTCGAACCGCAATCGCCGACGCTGACGACGTCGACACTATTCTCGGCATCGTCGTCTTCGGAAGCGTCGCTCGCGGAGAGGCGGACCGCCAGAGCGACATCGACCTGTTCGTCGTCGTCGACGGCGACCGGACGAGTGCTCGACGCATCGTGACCGACGTCGTTGCCGAGCTCCGCGAGCAGCGATTCGATGGAGATCGGTTCGATTTCGAGCCGTACGTCGAATCCGCGGAGAGCGCACAACGAGCCGGATCGAAGCTCCGTGAAATCTTCGCAGAGGGTATCACAGTGGACGGTGACGACCAGCTTCAGTCGCTTCGCAAGGAGGTGTTCGCCGATGAGTAGTACACGCATCGAGCAGCTCATCGACGACGTTCAGGCGGCGTTCGACCGCCGGCCAACCGCCATCGAACCCGGTCTCGACGTCGAGGACGCAGCGCTCCTCCAGTTACGGAAGGCGTGTCGGTTGCTCGCTGGTGCTGGAACCCTGCGTGATGCACGGTACGACACGCTCGTCGTCGAAGCATCGTTCGTAGCTATCGAACGGACGATCGAATTCCGGCTCCTCGAGCGGGGGAGGATGCAGCCAGACGATCTCCCCGGCACGCATCCCGGGGTATACCGAGAAGCAGCGACAATCGGAATCGTGGCCGAATCGACCGCAGAAGACCTCGCCGATCTCTGGCGCGATCACCGGGCGAAAACGTACTACCAAGACGGCCTCGCCGCGGCGGATCGTGCCGCGGAGATGTATGCGCTTGCCAGGGAGATCCACGCCTTCGTCGTCAACCGGTCTCCACAGAGCCACGAGTGTCTCTGTGACGAGATAGACTGAGGCGAGACCACATCAAATCGCTCTTGCGGACTCCCGGGACAGCCCTTCCGTCGCCCAATTACGGGATCTTCCAGAGTAGCACCGTTCTCTGCTCCGGTGGGGAAATCTCCCGCACTCACCGCGGTCGTGTCAAGGAAAGGCTGAAGAGAGAGGTCGGGTTCAAAACCGCTCGTCGCTTTTCACGAGGCCCGAAGGACAATGGCATTGACGCGAGTTCCTGCCGAACGCGATCCTTCCGTTTCAGTTTCACCGCGGTTGGATCGGTTATATACCGATTTGGACGCTCTACTCGTACAGCGAGCAGTTCCTCAGACCGGTCGCGATAACACGCTCCACGTACCACCGCAGCTCACCTCGGCAAAGGAGGGCGGGTCAAAATGGCACATATAGGATGAATTAACCACAGCTCCGTTCGCACTCACTGTGCAATTCCGACATCACGATCGTCCGTCCGGTCAGCGAGCCTATGTCGGGTGAGAGAACGACGATAGACGCAGAGTATCGTGATACTGAGGGTCCTGCGGGATTTTCTCGACGATGATAGCTGGATGGATCTCCCGGGTAGTAACTGGCGGGAGCGAAACGGTTCACAGATACGAGTGCCGACACCGTGGGACCACCGTCGCGGAGGCGACCGACGCGTGCCCTCGATGCGGGGCGGCGGAGATCGCTCGGTATCACCTCCCCTGACCATCTCCGTTGAGCGGTGCCTCACTGCAGCGCGGGCCGCCACCGTCACCTCGGTTCAAACCGCTTATCGCCGCCGACGCTGCTCGAGCGATCGCAACTGCTCGATCCGGGTTTCAGTCGCCGGGTGCGTCGAGGGTCGCCACCCGAGCATCCGACGAACCTCCGACATCGTCGGGCGGACGACCCTCGTGTAGAGCCATATCAAAACTCGATTTACCCCGTTGGGACCCGCAGGTCCCTCGAACGAGACGCCCGGCAAATACCGGTCCACCCAGTGTTCCGCATTGCCCTCCGCATCCTCGACTGACAGCGGCCGCGGCACGATTCCCGAGCATCGCGCTCGCGTACACCCGTGCGTCCTGCTTCG is a window of Natrinema salaciae DNA encoding:
- a CDS encoding nucleotidyltransferase domain-containing protein, which gives rise to MAKRDITVCIDAYPDADADVFRIKAADDILRLLVDAHETEFTIPDLVDATDVTRSTVWRAVELLERIGAVRIRETPQRNYVAIDPDRLQKDDPILAVDQSEFHAPIRAFVERVRTAIADADDVDTILGIVVFGSVARGEADRQSDIDLFVVVDGDRTSARRIVTDVVAELREQRFDGDRFDFEPYVESAESAQRAGSKLREIFAEGITVDGDDQLQSLRKEVFADE